In Mobula hypostoma chromosome 11, sMobHyp1.1, whole genome shotgun sequence, the following are encoded in one genomic region:
- the LOC134353922 gene encoding guanylate-binding protein 1-like isoform X1, translating to MSATGDTAATKQKMEKPLQLVYNKDGKLQLNPEAVKVLKSIEDPMVVVAVVGAARSGKSYLMNCLAGDKKGFSVHSTTQAHTKGIWMWCRSLPQRPKEVLLLLDTNGLGDPEKGDINNDNSIYSLAVLLSSILIYNGQDKIDHKSLQDLYFVIELSKRIQIRSHPNDSDSWDIVRFFPEFVWVIRDLTLDMNIDGKNVTPDEYLEHSLKLKDSEISEQDKEYNELCRCIRDNFPSRHCFAFPIPTPGKKIKQLQELEDKDLDEDFVTERQKLINYIDTHKKVKKFPSGRLVTGPRFVELTEAYVGIMADGILPRVESSVAKLVEQENQTAVSEALKFYEDEINKLSESDHHALSELIEYYNTKRKEAFDIFHKRSNNNNSGKYIKQLEEMMNSTNKSVKVKIEERSQEQCETHLAKEMSTIQTKLTSGRYREPGGFQKLKKDLDNALNEYKEKTKNHTKGCAGFTLFQETPRLDQVQKLESNMTEHISALEEELSRLQREKEKMEQT from the exons ATGTCAGCAACTGGAGatactgctgccaccaaacagAAGATGGAGAAACCCTTGCAGCTGGTTTATAACAAGGACGGGAAGCTGCAGCTTAACCCAGAGGCTGTGAAGGTCCTCAAGTCCATCGAGGATCCAATGGTTGTTGTGGCTGTGGTTGGTGCTGCTCGTTCAGGGAAGTCCTACCTCATGAACTGTCTCGCGGGAGACAAGAAGG GATTCTCAGTGCATTCAACCACACAGGCTCACACCAAAGGAATCTGGATGTGGTGTCGATCCCTCCCTCAGAGACCCAAAGAGGTCCTCCTGTTGTTGGACACCAACGGTCTGGGAGATCCTGAGAAG GGAGACATCAACAATGACAATTCCATCTATTCACTGGCTGTCCTTCTGAGTAGCATCCTGATTTACAATGGTCAAGACAAAATTGACCATAAATCCCTGCAAGACCTATA TTTTGTGATTGAACTGTCCAAGCGGATCCAGATTAGGTCCCATCCCAATGACTCTGACAGCTGGGACATTGTCCGTTTCTTTCCTGAATTTGTCTGGGTGATACGTGATTTGACACTGGATATGAACATCGATGGAAAAAATGTGACTCCAGATGAGTACCTGGAGCACAGTCTGAAACTGAAGGACA GTGAGATCAGTGAGCAGGACAAGGAATATAATGAACTCTGCAGGTGTATCCGTGATAATTTTCCCTCACGTCACTGCTTtgcatttcccattcccacacccggGAAGAAAATCAAGCAGCTCCAGGAATTGGAAGACAAGGATCTGGATGAAGATTTTGTTACGGAGCGACAGAAACTCATCAATTACATTGACACCCACAAGAAAGTCAAAAAATTTCCTTCGGGTCGACTGGTCACGGGCCCAA GATTTGTTGAGTTGACCGAGGCATACGTGGGCATAATGGCGGATGGGATCCTGCCGCGTGTGGAGAGCAGTGTCGCCAAATTAGTGGAGCAGGAAAACCAAACAGCAGTATCTGAAGCCCTGAAATTCTATGAAGATGAAATAAATAAACTCTCAGAATCTGATCACCATGCTCTGAGCGAACTCATAGAGTATTACAATACGAAGAGGAAAGAGGCATTCGATATCTTCCACAAAAGATCTAACAACAACAACAGTGGCAAATATATCAAACAGCTGGAG GAGATGATGAATTCTACTAACAAGTCTGTCAAGGTCAAAATCGAGGAAAGGTCACAAGAGCAATGTGAGACACATCTAGCAaaagaaatgtcaacaattcaaaCAAAACTGACATCTGGACGTTACCGGGAACCTGGTGGTTTTCAGaagctgaagaaggatcttgataATGCCCTCAATGAGTATAAAGAAAAGACTAAGAATCATACAAAG GGGTGTGCTGGCTTCACACTGTTCCAAGAAACACCTCGTCTAGACCAGGTACAGAAGCTGGAGAGCAATATGACAGAACATATCTCTG CTTTGGAAGAGGAGCTCTCAAGGCTGCAAcgtgagaaggagaagatggagcagacctga
- the LOC134353922 gene encoding guanylate-binding protein 1-like isoform X2: MSATGDTAATKQKMEKPLQLVYNKDGKLQLNPEAVKVLKSIEDPMVVVAVVGAARSGKSYLMNCLAGDKKGFSVHSTTQAHTKGIWMWCRSLPQRPKEVLLLLDTNGLGDPEKGDINNDNSIYSLAVLLSSILIYNGQDKIDHKSLQDLYFVIELSKRIQIRSHPNDSDSWDIVRFFPEFVWVIRDLTLDMNIDGKNVTPDEYLEHSLKLKDSEISEQDKEYNELCRCIRDNFPSRHCFAFPIPTPGKKIKQLQELEDKDLDEDFVTERQKLINYIDTHKKVKKFPSGRLVTGPRFVELTEAYVGIMADGILPRVESSVAKLVEQENQTAVSEALKFYEDEINKLSESDHHALSELIEYYNTKRKEAFDIFHKRSNNNNSGKYIKQLEEMMNSTNKSVKVKIEERSQEQCETHLAKEMSTIQTKLTSGRYREPGGFQKLKKDLDNALNEYKEKTKNHTKGCAGFTLFQETPRLDQVQKLESNMTEHISDAA, from the exons ATGTCAGCAACTGGAGatactgctgccaccaaacagAAGATGGAGAAACCCTTGCAGCTGGTTTATAACAAGGACGGGAAGCTGCAGCTTAACCCAGAGGCTGTGAAGGTCCTCAAGTCCATCGAGGATCCAATGGTTGTTGTGGCTGTGGTTGGTGCTGCTCGTTCAGGGAAGTCCTACCTCATGAACTGTCTCGCGGGAGACAAGAAGG GATTCTCAGTGCATTCAACCACACAGGCTCACACCAAAGGAATCTGGATGTGGTGTCGATCCCTCCCTCAGAGACCCAAAGAGGTCCTCCTGTTGTTGGACACCAACGGTCTGGGAGATCCTGAGAAG GGAGACATCAACAATGACAATTCCATCTATTCACTGGCTGTCCTTCTGAGTAGCATCCTGATTTACAATGGTCAAGACAAAATTGACCATAAATCCCTGCAAGACCTATA TTTTGTGATTGAACTGTCCAAGCGGATCCAGATTAGGTCCCATCCCAATGACTCTGACAGCTGGGACATTGTCCGTTTCTTTCCTGAATTTGTCTGGGTGATACGTGATTTGACACTGGATATGAACATCGATGGAAAAAATGTGACTCCAGATGAGTACCTGGAGCACAGTCTGAAACTGAAGGACA GTGAGATCAGTGAGCAGGACAAGGAATATAATGAACTCTGCAGGTGTATCCGTGATAATTTTCCCTCACGTCACTGCTTtgcatttcccattcccacacccggGAAGAAAATCAAGCAGCTCCAGGAATTGGAAGACAAGGATCTGGATGAAGATTTTGTTACGGAGCGACAGAAACTCATCAATTACATTGACACCCACAAGAAAGTCAAAAAATTTCCTTCGGGTCGACTGGTCACGGGCCCAA GATTTGTTGAGTTGACCGAGGCATACGTGGGCATAATGGCGGATGGGATCCTGCCGCGTGTGGAGAGCAGTGTCGCCAAATTAGTGGAGCAGGAAAACCAAACAGCAGTATCTGAAGCCCTGAAATTCTATGAAGATGAAATAAATAAACTCTCAGAATCTGATCACCATGCTCTGAGCGAACTCATAGAGTATTACAATACGAAGAGGAAAGAGGCATTCGATATCTTCCACAAAAGATCTAACAACAACAACAGTGGCAAATATATCAAACAGCTGGAG GAGATGATGAATTCTACTAACAAGTCTGTCAAGGTCAAAATCGAGGAAAGGTCACAAGAGCAATGTGAGACACATCTAGCAaaagaaatgtcaacaattcaaaCAAAACTGACATCTGGACGTTACCGGGAACCTGGTGGTTTTCAGaagctgaagaaggatcttgataATGCCCTCAATGAGTATAAAGAAAAGACTAAGAATCATACAAAG GGGTGTGCTGGCTTCACACTGTTCCAAGAAACACCTCGTCTAGACCAGGTACAGAAGCTGGAGAGCAATATGACAGAACATATCTCTG atgctgcctga
- the LOC134353922 gene encoding uncharacterized protein LOC134353922 isoform X3, with amino-acid sequence MSATGDTAATKQKMEKPLQLVYNKDGKLQLNPEAVKVLKSIEDPMVVVAVVGAARSGKSYLMNCLAGDKKGFSVHSTTQAHTKGIWMWCRSLPQRPKEVLLLLDTNGLGDPEKVRSVSRTRNIMNSAGVSVIIFPHVTALHFPFPHPGRKSSSSRNWKTRIWMKILLRSDRNSSITLTPTRKSKNFLRVDWSRAQVSNWAKPHHLSSTEKREFRDLGFVELTEAYVGIMADGILPRVESSVAKLVEQENQTAVSEALKFYEDEINKLSESDHHALSELIEYYNTKRKEAFDIFHKRSNNNNSGKYIKQLEEMMNSTNKSVKVKIEERSQEQCETHLAKEMSTIQTKLTSGRYREPGGFQKLKKDLDNALNEYKEKTKNHTKGCAGFTLFQETPRLDQVQKLESNMTEHISALEEELSRLQREKEKMEQT; translated from the exons ATGTCAGCAACTGGAGatactgctgccaccaaacagAAGATGGAGAAACCCTTGCAGCTGGTTTATAACAAGGACGGGAAGCTGCAGCTTAACCCAGAGGCTGTGAAGGTCCTCAAGTCCATCGAGGATCCAATGGTTGTTGTGGCTGTGGTTGGTGCTGCTCGTTCAGGGAAGTCCTACCTCATGAACTGTCTCGCGGGAGACAAGAAGG GATTCTCAGTGCATTCAACCACACAGGCTCACACCAAAGGAATCTGGATGTGGTGTCGATCCCTCCCTCAGAGACCCAAAGAGGTCCTCCTGTTGTTGGACACCAACGGTCTGGGAGATCCTGAGAAG GTGAGATCAGTGAGCAGGACAAGGAATATAATGAACTCTGCAGGTGTATCCGTGATAATTTTCCCTCACGTCACTGCTTtgcatttcccattcccacacccggGAAGAAAATCAAGCAGCTCCAGGAATTGGAAGACAAGGATCTGGATGAAGATTTTGTTACGGAGCGACAGAAACTCATCAATTACATTGACACCCACAAGAAAGTCAAAAAATTTCCTTCGGGTCGACTGGTCACGGGCCCAAGTGAGTAACTGGGCAaaacctcaccacctctccagtacagagaagagagaattcagggatttAG GATTTGTTGAGTTGACCGAGGCATACGTGGGCATAATGGCGGATGGGATCCTGCCGCGTGTGGAGAGCAGTGTCGCCAAATTAGTGGAGCAGGAAAACCAAACAGCAGTATCTGAAGCCCTGAAATTCTATGAAGATGAAATAAATAAACTCTCAGAATCTGATCACCATGCTCTGAGCGAACTCATAGAGTATTACAATACGAAGAGGAAAGAGGCATTCGATATCTTCCACAAAAGATCTAACAACAACAACAGTGGCAAATATATCAAACAGCTGGAG GAGATGATGAATTCTACTAACAAGTCTGTCAAGGTCAAAATCGAGGAAAGGTCACAAGAGCAATGTGAGACACATCTAGCAaaagaaatgtcaacaattcaaaCAAAACTGACATCTGGACGTTACCGGGAACCTGGTGGTTTTCAGaagctgaagaaggatcttgataATGCCCTCAATGAGTATAAAGAAAAGACTAAGAATCATACAAAG GGGTGTGCTGGCTTCACACTGTTCCAAGAAACACCTCGTCTAGACCAGGTACAGAAGCTGGAGAGCAATATGACAGAACATATCTCTG CTTTGGAAGAGGAGCTCTCAAGGCTGCAAcgtgagaaggagaagatggagcagacctga